One genomic segment of Nocardioides cavernaquae includes these proteins:
- a CDS encoding wax ester/triacylglycerol synthase family O-acyltransferase, translating to MPKLGVNERLFLIVDGARMPQHIAALGTFTPPAGAGPGFVDALAEQFRATRTFAAPFNYMLHSRVLRRVAPSWRVLGDHEIDLDHHFRRHTLPAPGGEREFGELISALHTERLDWRRPLWECHLIDGLDDGRFALYFKGHHALMDGVGGVLRYTQMVTPDPHDTALRPLWTIGPRPRRARSGHKARASSLSTVSGLLAARRDMKRNARRPVDPATAAPYAAPGTAINSRLSEQRRIATQSFDLARIKAVARAAEVTVNDLFVTIVAGGLRSYLAEHGDLPTQPLTAGTPVNVRAPGDDSTGNAFSIVLVKMFTDIADPIERLRAVARSSTIAKDDIRSRTREVAAHYGTLIGGAFVVNQLTGLAGRRPPPYNVTVSCIPGPAEPFYLAGAQLEGIYPLACIYHGATLFVASCTISGTFSVGFVGCPDTVPHLQRLAVYTGEALTELETALETKEVRLDHDA from the coding sequence ATGCCCAAGCTCGGTGTCAACGAACGACTGTTCCTCATCGTCGACGGGGCCAGGATGCCCCAGCACATCGCCGCGCTCGGCACCTTCACACCGCCTGCCGGTGCGGGCCCCGGCTTCGTCGATGCGCTGGCCGAGCAGTTCCGCGCCACGCGGACGTTCGCTGCGCCGTTCAACTACATGCTGCATAGCCGGGTTCTCCGTCGGGTGGCGCCATCGTGGCGGGTACTGGGCGACCACGAGATCGACCTCGACCACCACTTCCGCCGGCACACCCTGCCGGCGCCCGGCGGTGAGCGGGAGTTCGGCGAGCTCATCTCGGCCCTGCACACCGAGCGTCTGGACTGGCGTCGACCGCTGTGGGAGTGCCACCTGATCGACGGCCTGGACGATGGCCGGTTCGCCCTGTACTTCAAGGGGCACCACGCCCTGATGGACGGCGTCGGTGGCGTGCTGCGCTACACCCAGATGGTCACCCCGGACCCGCACGACACCGCCCTGCGTCCCCTGTGGACCATCGGGCCGCGCCCCCGACGTGCCCGTTCGGGGCACAAGGCCCGGGCCAGCTCGCTCAGCACGGTCAGCGGCCTGCTCGCAGCCCGACGCGACATGAAGCGCAACGCAAGGAGGCCGGTCGATCCGGCCACTGCGGCACCGTACGCCGCACCGGGAACGGCGATCAACAGTCGGCTCTCCGAGCAGCGCCGCATTGCGACCCAGTCCTTTGACCTCGCGCGGATCAAGGCGGTCGCCAGGGCGGCGGAGGTCACCGTCAACGACCTGTTCGTGACCATCGTGGCCGGAGGACTACGGAGCTACCTCGCCGAGCACGGCGACCTGCCCACGCAACCGTTGACCGCAGGCACCCCGGTCAACGTGCGTGCCCCTGGTGACGACAGCACCGGCAATGCGTTCAGCATCGTGCTCGTGAAGATGTTCACCGACATCGCCGACCCCATCGAGCGCCTCAGGGCAGTGGCCCGGTCCAGCACCATCGCGAAGGACGACATCCGGAGCAGGACCAGGGAGGTTGCTGCCCACTACGGGACGCTGATCGGCGGCGCGTTCGTCGTCAACCAGCTGACCGGTCTCGCCGGCCGCCGTCCGCCGCCGTACAACGTCACGGTGTCCTGCATCCCCGGACCCGCCGAGCCCTTCTACCTCGCGGGCGCCCAGCTGGAGGGGATCTATCCGCTCGCCTGCATCTACCACGGGGCGACGTTGTTCGTTGCCTCGTGCACCATCTCGGGCACCTTCAGCGTCGGCTTCGTCGGCTGCCCGGACACCGTGCCCCACCTCCAGCGGCTCGCTGTCTACACCGGCGAGGCACTGACCGAGCTGGAGACCGCCCTCGAGACGAAGGAGGTCCGCCTTGACCACGACGCCTGA
- a CDS encoding sigma-70 family RNA polymerase sigma factor — protein MTVAGQIEKARSGDVEAFGALYERHVDMIRGYVMRRAGNRELAEDVVSETFIRALTRIGSFTDGNFEAWLTTIARNLLLDHFRLSSTRLELTVDEVRDVEREAATTQGPEDVLIERLAEHESRSSLARVEKAMRLVAIDYETCLRLRFLEGQTIAQTAQALGRSQGAVKLLQLRATKAVRAALAFT, from the coding sequence ATGACTGTGGCAGGTCAGATCGAGAAGGCGCGGAGCGGGGACGTCGAGGCCTTCGGCGCACTCTACGAACGCCACGTCGACATGATCCGCGGGTACGTCATGCGCCGGGCCGGAAACCGGGAACTGGCCGAGGACGTCGTCAGCGAGACCTTCATCCGCGCCCTCACCAGGATCGGGTCGTTCACGGACGGGAACTTCGAGGCCTGGCTGACCACCATCGCGCGCAACCTCCTGCTCGACCACTTCAGGCTCTCGAGCACGAGGCTGGAGCTGACCGTCGACGAGGTGCGCGACGTCGAACGTGAAGCAGCCACGACGCAAGGTCCCGAGGACGTGCTGATCGAACGACTCGCCGAGCATGAGTCGCGCTCGAGCCTGGCGCGGGTCGAGAAGGCCATGCGCCTGGTCGCGATCGACTACGAGACCTGCCTCCGGCTGCGCTTCCTCGAAGGCCAGACCATCGCCCAGACCGCGCAGGCACTCGGCCGGAGCCAGGGGGCCGTGAAGCTCCTCCAGCTTCGAGCCACCAAGGCGGTCCGCGCCGCCCTCGCCTTCACCTGA
- a CDS encoding GMC oxidoreductase, translating to MSTATPAAPHDYDALIIGSGFGGSVSALRLTEKGYRVGVLEAGRRFDAADFPKTSWDVRRFLWAPRLRLFGMQRIHLLKDVMILAGAGVGGGSLIYANTLYEPLPPFYEDPQWSGITDWRKELAPHYDQARRMLGVTLNPVMTAADKVVKSVADDMGVGNTFHPTSVGVYFGGPGTAPGTEVDDPFFGGAGPTRRTCIGCGSCMTGCPHNAKNTLDKNYLYLAEHHGAHVHPLTTVTEVRPLPEGGYAVTTVRTGRSARRQKNVRTFTAAQVVFSAGTYNTQKLLHRMRDTGVLPEVSARLGTLTRTNSESILGATARSAEADYTQGIAITSSFHPDEHTHVEPVRYGKGSNAMGLLQTALADGGKRWPRWVTWLGAIARHPRYLTWISVRRWSEKTIILLVMQTLDNSITVSGRKTRLGYRLTSGPGHGAPNPTWIPVGNEVARDVARKIGGLPGGSFGEVANIPMTAHFLGGCAIGDSPETGVIDPYQRLYGHPGLHVVDGSAISANLGVNPSLTITAQSERAMALWPNNGEADSRPELGAAYQRITPVAPKNPAVPDAAPGALRLPIVEVS from the coding sequence ATGTCCACTGCCACGCCCGCGGCGCCCCACGACTACGACGCACTGATCATCGGCTCCGGTTTCGGCGGATCGGTCTCCGCGCTCCGGCTGACGGAGAAGGGCTACCGGGTCGGCGTGCTGGAGGCCGGTCGGCGCTTCGACGCAGCTGACTTCCCCAAGACCTCCTGGGACGTACGCCGCTTCCTGTGGGCGCCGAGGCTCCGCCTCTTCGGCATGCAGCGCATCCACCTGCTCAAGGATGTGATGATCCTCGCCGGCGCGGGAGTCGGCGGCGGGTCGCTCATCTACGCCAACACGCTCTACGAACCGCTGCCCCCGTTCTACGAGGATCCGCAGTGGTCAGGCATCACCGACTGGCGCAAGGAGTTGGCGCCCCACTACGACCAGGCCAGACGCATGCTCGGCGTGACCCTCAACCCGGTCATGACCGCCGCCGACAAGGTCGTCAAGTCGGTCGCCGACGACATGGGCGTGGGCAACACCTTCCATCCCACGTCCGTGGGGGTGTACTTCGGCGGTCCCGGCACCGCGCCGGGCACGGAGGTGGACGACCCGTTCTTCGGTGGCGCAGGTCCCACTCGCCGAACGTGCATCGGCTGCGGTTCGTGCATGACCGGCTGCCCGCACAATGCGAAGAACACGCTGGACAAGAACTACCTGTACCTGGCCGAGCACCATGGCGCTCACGTGCACCCGCTGACCACGGTCACCGAGGTCCGCCCGCTTCCCGAAGGGGGCTATGCGGTCACCACGGTTCGCACCGGGCGCTCCGCTCGGCGACAGAAGAACGTGCGCACCTTCACCGCCGCGCAGGTCGTCTTCTCGGCGGGCACCTACAACACCCAGAAGCTGCTGCACCGCATGCGCGACACCGGGGTGCTGCCCGAGGTTTCCGCCCGCCTGGGAACGCTCACCCGCACCAACTCCGAGTCCATCCTCGGCGCAACCGCCAGGAGCGCGGAGGCTGACTACACACAAGGCATAGCCATCACGTCGTCGTTCCACCCCGACGAGCACACCCACGTCGAGCCCGTCCGCTACGGAAAGGGCAGCAATGCCATGGGGCTGCTGCAGACCGCACTGGCAGACGGCGGCAAACGGTGGCCTCGCTGGGTCACCTGGCTCGGTGCGATCGCGCGGCATCCCCGCTACCTCACATGGATCTCGGTGCGCCGCTGGTCCGAGAAGACGATCATCCTGCTGGTCATGCAGACGCTGGACAACTCCATCACCGTGTCCGGCCGCAAGACCCGGCTCGGCTACCGACTCACCTCTGGGCCAGGCCACGGGGCACCCAACCCGACCTGGATCCCCGTCGGCAACGAGGTGGCCCGCGACGTCGCACGCAAGATCGGCGGGCTTCCCGGCGGCAGCTTCGGCGAGGTCGCCAACATCCCGATGACCGCGCACTTCCTCGGCGGCTGCGCCATCGGCGACTCCCCGGAGACCGGAGTCATCGACCCCTACCAGCGGCTGTATGGCCACCCCGGGCTGCACGTCGTCGACGGATCGGCGATCTCGGCCAACCTCGGCGTCAACCCGTCACTGACCATCACTGCGCAGTCCGAGCGGGCGATGGCGCTCTGGCCGAACAACGGCGAGGCAGACAGCCGTCCCGAGCTCGGAGCTGCCTACCAGCGGATCACGCCGGTGGCACCGAAGAACCCCGCAGTCCCTGACGCCGCCCCCGGCGCTCTGCGGCTACCGATCGTCGAGGTGAGTTGA
- a CDS encoding methyltransferase family protein — protein sequence MRGLQQRLVNDMPGGPRLIRFSTVINFQKCLMFAYLGALMWLYDDHTAAATSMAAWIYLALHGSYGLVWYLKDKAFPDPGWQHRLTLPGAVNAILGVLGWYWLFGWLLISGRGGDYPIDDKPWFALCITLVTLGSVVMIAADAQKFFTLRIQGGLITDGMFRFVRHPNYTGEMMIYLGFALMVWHWLPFVVLAWVWGGLFTANMLAKEASMSRYPEWAAYKARTRWVIPRVL from the coding sequence GTGCGCGGACTGCAGCAGCGCCTGGTCAACGACATGCCCGGCGGACCACGCCTCATCCGCTTCTCGACCGTCATCAACTTCCAGAAGTGCCTGATGTTCGCCTATCTGGGCGCACTCATGTGGCTGTACGACGATCACACGGCCGCTGCCACCAGCATGGCGGCCTGGATCTATCTCGCCCTGCACGGCTCGTACGGCCTGGTCTGGTACCTCAAGGACAAGGCCTTCCCGGATCCCGGGTGGCAGCATCGGCTGACCCTGCCCGGTGCCGTGAACGCGATCCTCGGCGTCCTGGGTTGGTACTGGCTGTTCGGCTGGTTGCTGATCTCCGGCCGTGGGGGCGACTACCCGATCGACGACAAGCCATGGTTCGCGTTGTGCATCACCCTCGTCACGCTCGGCTCAGTCGTGATGATCGCGGCCGACGCTCAGAAGTTCTTCACCCTGCGGATCCAGGGCGGGCTCATCACCGACGGGATGTTCCGCTTCGTGCGGCACCCGAACTACACCGGCGAGATGATGATCTACCTCGGGTTCGCGCTGATGGTCTGGCACTGGTTGCCGTTCGTCGTGCTGGCGTGGGTGTGGGGTGGTCTGTTCACAGCGAACATGCTGGCCAAGGAAGCGAGCATGAGCCGCTACCCCGAGTGGGCTGCCTACAAGGCACGCACGCGTTGGGTGATCCCGCGCGTGCTGTGA
- a CDS encoding fatty acid desaturase codes for MSATTEQPAMASSRHALPDPGEGIKTISWPIVGIFSGSIATFAFSTWAAVADRLPAPVTIALSATTIFVLFTVLHDAAHYSISTHRWVNVTFGRVAMLFVSPLISFKSFAFIHIEHHRYTNDGDNDPDHFVSGAPWWQVPVRFPLMDVPYLTFLVRNVKRRPRAEVLETVFLMGMTVVLIVSATAAGHLWTLAVVYLIPARVAMFVLAWWFDWLPHHDLEDTQQENRYRATRNRVGSEWILTPLLLSQNYHLVHHLHPSIPFHRYVAAWRRNEEAYLERDAAIGTVFGQQLDADEYRDWKKLNGKLARILPVRMPKRSTARSAVFHSMEVASVEPLTDDSVLIRFDVPDHLRDQFSFEPGQHVTVRTDLGGEGVRRNYSICSPATSDTLAIAVKHIPEGAFSTFAREQLRAGDTLDLMTPTGSFGTALHPLATNNYVAIAVGSGITPILSILQTTLAIETESRFTLIYGNRDADSTMFRDELDEIEARYVDRLRIIHVRSRDPRHPSHLRGRVDRTKLQYWLGADLAPALVDHWFLCGPVEMVTDLHGLLLERGAEPENVHVELFHGYQKPRDARDFAPATLAVGLGGREHTVPLEAGDTVLESALKAGLDAPYACLGGACGTCKAKVLLGAVTMEQNLALSPAAVEDGYVLTCQSHPTTPAVTIDYDA; via the coding sequence ATGTCAGCAACCACAGAGCAGCCCGCGATGGCGTCTTCGCGCCACGCGCTTCCGGACCCGGGCGAAGGCATCAAGACGATCTCCTGGCCCATCGTGGGCATCTTCTCCGGTTCCATCGCGACCTTCGCGTTCTCCACATGGGCGGCGGTCGCTGACAGGCTCCCTGCCCCCGTGACCATCGCGCTCAGCGCGACCACGATCTTCGTGCTGTTCACGGTGCTTCACGACGCCGCGCACTACTCGATCAGCACCCACCGCTGGGTCAACGTGACCTTCGGCCGCGTCGCGATGCTCTTCGTCTCGCCGCTGATCTCGTTCAAGTCGTTCGCGTTCATCCACATCGAGCACCACCGCTACACCAACGACGGAGACAACGACCCCGACCACTTCGTCAGCGGCGCACCGTGGTGGCAGGTCCCGGTCCGATTCCCGCTGATGGACGTGCCCTACCTGACCTTCCTGGTGCGCAACGTGAAGCGCCGTCCCCGGGCGGAGGTGCTGGAGACCGTGTTCCTCATGGGGATGACCGTCGTGCTGATCGTCTCCGCGACGGCCGCCGGGCACCTCTGGACGCTGGCGGTGGTCTACCTGATCCCGGCGCGAGTGGCCATGTTCGTCCTGGCCTGGTGGTTCGACTGGCTGCCGCACCACGACCTCGAGGACACCCAGCAGGAGAACCGCTACCGCGCCACCCGCAACCGGGTCGGCTCCGAATGGATCCTCACGCCGCTGCTGCTCTCGCAGAACTACCACCTGGTCCACCACCTGCACCCCTCGATCCCGTTCCACCGCTACGTCGCGGCCTGGCGGCGCAACGAGGAGGCGTACCTCGAGCGCGACGCCGCGATCGGGACGGTCTTCGGCCAGCAGCTCGACGCGGACGAGTACCGCGACTGGAAGAAGCTGAACGGCAAGCTGGCCCGCATCCTCCCCGTGCGGATGCCGAAGCGATCCACCGCCCGATCCGCGGTGTTCCACTCGATGGAGGTGGCCAGCGTGGAGCCGCTGACCGACGACAGCGTGCTGATCCGCTTCGACGTGCCCGACCACCTGCGCGACCAGTTCTCGTTCGAGCCCGGCCAGCACGTCACGGTCCGCACCGACCTCGGAGGCGAGGGCGTGCGACGCAACTACTCCATCTGCTCGCCGGCCACCTCCGACACACTCGCCATCGCCGTCAAGCACATTCCTGAGGGAGCCTTCTCGACCTTCGCGAGGGAACAGCTCCGGGCCGGGGACACCCTGGACCTGATGACACCGACGGGATCGTTCGGCACTGCGTTGCACCCCCTCGCGACAAACAACTACGTCGCGATCGCCGTCGGCAGTGGGATCACGCCGATCCTGTCGATCCTCCAGACGACGCTTGCCATCGAGACCGAGAGCCGCTTCACGCTGATCTACGGCAACCGGGACGCGGACAGCACGATGTTCCGCGACGAGCTGGACGAGATCGAGGCGCGGTACGTCGACCGGCTCCGGATCATCCACGTGCGCTCCCGCGATCCGCGGCACCCCTCACACCTGCGTGGCCGGGTCGACAGGACAAAGCTCCAGTACTGGCTCGGCGCCGATCTCGCCCCCGCCCTGGTCGATCACTGGTTCCTGTGCGGTCCGGTCGAGATGGTGACCGACCTGCACGGACTGCTGCTCGAGCGCGGCGCCGAGCCCGAGAACGTCCATGTCGAGCTGTTCCACGGCTACCAGAAGCCCAGGGACGCCCGCGACTTCGCCCCCGCGACGCTCGCAGTCGGTCTGGGCGGACGCGAGCACACGGTCCCGCTGGAGGCCGGCGACACCGTCCTCGAGTCCGCGTTGAAGGCGGGACTGGACGCGCCGTACGCGTGTCTCGGCGGGGCCTGCGGCACCTGCAAGGCGAAGGTGCTTCTGGGGGCGGTGACGATGGAGCAGAACCTCGCCCTCTCGCCTGCCGCGGTGGAGGACGGCTACGTGCTCACCTGCCAGTCACACCCGACCACGCCAGCCGTCACCATCGACTACGACGCCTGA
- a CDS encoding amidase produces MRTSPSPTAVEIAAATRAGTGTARGAVEAALARIAATQATTNAWQVLRPDAALAEADAVDAHPDRSSLPLAGVPIAIKDNIPVAGEPMRDGAQASDPAPQQADHEVVRRLRAAGAVVVGLTRVPELCIWGATDSAFGVTHNPWSPDRTPGGSSGGSAAAVAVGDVPIAHGNDGMGSIRIPAACCGLVGLKPGTGVVPADLGANDWHGMAENGPLATTVGDAALMLSVLAGDPSYAEVVEPGRLRIAVSTAPPATGIPVARAWSGATTRTAQLLREAHDVREATPRYPATLIPVTALALWTTGALADAEMLDDPSALEPRNRRHVAIGRAMARLGHPKQAPREHWRARAEEFFADVDVLITPTLAQPPIAAKQWSAGGWLPTMLANARYAPFAAPWNVIGWPAVSVPAGFDQSGLPVAVQLVGRPGSERLLLGIAAQIERMQPWTRTAPLTVPG; encoded by the coding sequence GTGAGGACCTCGCCATCACCAACAGCAGTCGAGATCGCCGCAGCGACGCGAGCAGGCACGGGCACCGCACGCGGCGCGGTCGAAGCCGCCCTCGCGCGCATCGCCGCCACCCAGGCAACGACGAATGCCTGGCAGGTGCTCCGACCGGACGCCGCGCTGGCCGAGGCCGACGCAGTCGACGCACACCCTGATCGCAGCTCGTTGCCACTTGCTGGGGTGCCGATCGCCATCAAGGACAACATCCCGGTCGCGGGCGAGCCGATGCGCGACGGTGCACAGGCGTCCGACCCCGCACCACAGCAGGCCGACCACGAGGTCGTACGCCGCCTGCGCGCTGCCGGCGCAGTCGTGGTCGGCCTCACCCGGGTGCCCGAGCTCTGCATCTGGGGAGCCACGGACTCGGCGTTCGGGGTGACCCACAACCCCTGGTCGCCGGACCGGACGCCGGGTGGGTCCTCCGGCGGATCTGCTGCCGCCGTCGCCGTGGGTGATGTGCCGATTGCCCACGGCAACGACGGCATGGGGTCGATCCGGATCCCGGCTGCCTGTTGCGGACTGGTGGGGCTCAAGCCGGGAACCGGCGTGGTCCCGGCTGACCTCGGCGCGAACGACTGGCACGGGATGGCCGAGAACGGTCCGCTCGCCACCACCGTCGGGGATGCGGCGCTGATGCTGTCGGTGCTCGCCGGGGACCCGTCGTACGCCGAGGTCGTCGAGCCCGGACGGCTCCGGATCGCTGTCTCGACCGCACCGCCGGCCACGGGCATCCCGGTGGCTCGTGCGTGGTCGGGCGCGACCACACGCACGGCGCAGCTGCTCCGGGAGGCCCACGACGTCCGCGAAGCGACGCCGCGTTACCCCGCGACGCTGATCCCGGTGACCGCACTGGCACTGTGGACCACGGGAGCCCTGGCCGACGCCGAGATGCTGGACGATCCGTCCGCTCTGGAGCCGCGCAACCGTCGCCACGTCGCGATCGGTCGGGCGATGGCGCGGCTCGGACACCCGAAGCAGGCTCCACGGGAGCACTGGCGGGCCCGGGCGGAGGAGTTCTTCGCCGACGTCGACGTGCTGATCACGCCGACCCTGGCGCAGCCGCCGATCGCCGCCAAGCAGTGGTCTGCCGGCGGTTGGCTGCCGACGATGCTCGCCAACGCCCGCTACGCGCCGTTCGCGGCGCCGTGGAACGTGATCGGCTGGCCGGCCGTGTCCGTGCCGGCAGGTTTCGATCAGTCCGGGCTCCCGGTTGCGGTTCAGCTCGTCGGCCGGCCGGGGAGCGAGCGCCTCCTCCTCGGGATCGCGGCCCAGATCGAACGGATGCAGCCGTGGACCCGCACGGCTCCGCTGACTGTTCCCGGATGA